The genomic interval CCGAGGGTCGTTGCATCATCCCAGGCGGCGGTATCGGTGTAGCCCCAGCCTTTGGACCATTCAGGCCGCACGGCGGCGTAGCTGCCCGAGAAGTTGGACAGCATCCACTGCTCGATCTCGCGGTAGAAGGCGTTGGCATGCGGGGTGCCGGGTACGGTGAGGATGTCGAACCACACCGCCACCGTCCACTCGGGGTGGTCTGGCCGGGGCCGCACGGCCGACAGCGCGGGGGCTACTGCACCCGCCATGGCGACGTCGCCGGGCTGGTCCAGGCCGGTCACCCGGATCTCGACCGGGCCGTTCATCGGGTACTTGCCACTGCGCTGCCAGGCCTCCACCCGCGACTGGTCGAAGCTGGTGAATTCATACAGGGTGCGCTGCACATCCGCGCGCCGCGTCAGCACCGCATAGCCATTGGCCGTGACGCGCAAGGTGGTGGGCTTGACGTAGAGCAGCAAGTCCTTGGACCAGCCCCACAGGTCCAGCGACAAGGTGCTGGCCAAACCCAGCGCCGAGACTTTCGCCTGGGCCTGCCCGAACAGCGGAGTGAGCCCGGGCTCGCCCCGCACGATGCGGGCGAGCAGGTCGGTCACTTCGAACGGGACATTGTCCGAGAACACGTAGTTGAAAGGCCCCCACACGCGGCGTGCCAGCAGCGGCTTGGTCGGCGCGACGCTCCAGACCTTGAGCCACGGAAAGGCCGTGAAGGGAAACCAAATGGTTTCGACCCGGCCCCCGCTGTCCAGGAAGCTGGTGAAAGTGCGCCCGCCGCTGCCCTGCTGCGCAAACAGTTCTGTGGCCGCAATGTCCATGCGGCTTTGGCAGCGCAGGCGCTGGTTGGTGCCCACCTGCAAGCGGGCCTCCACGATGAAAGCCCGGCCCAGGTGCACCAGCAGGGGCGCGATATTCGGGTCATTGCGGGCGAAGTTGCGCAACACATATTTCTGCTGCGCGCTGTCGAACACCACGGCCGTAAGCGAAAGTACGAGGTTGCTGACTGAGCCATAGGTCTGCCCGGCCTGGCGGGATTCACCCTTGGCGGGCACCGCCGTGCCGTGGCCGTCGATGGCCAGCACGCCGCCCAGGGTCAGGTCGCCGGGGGCGGGCACGGCAGTCAGGCCGAGCCCGGAGGTCTCCAGGCGCTCCAGCAAGGCCTGCATGGTGATGCCGGTCTGGGCGGTCACCGTGCAGGGAGCGCTTTGGGTGTCCACGGTCACGGCAGTCAGGTGCTGGGTCGTGTCCAGCAGCAGCACCGCGGCACAGGCTGCCGTGCCCGCGGCCATGGTGAGCGGCGACCAGTTGTGCATCATGCCGCGCGGGCGCACCTTATAGCCCGCGTTGCGCGCCCAGTTGACGACCTCTACCACCTCGTCAGCCGAGCGGGGTGCGCAGGTCCAGACATCGTCCACGGCGATGTCGCCCGCCCAGTTCTTGAAGCTTTGCCGGTACAGGGGAATCTGGTTCGGAAAGGCGGGTGGCACAGCGCAGTTGGCGACCGCATGGGCGGTGCCGAGCTGGGAGAAGGGCAGCCAGGCCCCCAGCAGGCTCGCGCGGGCCAGAAAATTGCGGCGGTCGGTGGACGGGGTGTAGAACATACATGTGCAAGGAATGCCGCCAAGGCATGTACCGACAGACCCGATGGCGACAAAGGTATGGGGAGGGACCGGGTCCAACCCTAGGGCGGCCCGGTCGGGGAACTAACGCCGGATCAGGGCCATTCGGTGTAGTAGTGGTATGGCACCGGGCCCTGCGGGCCGCCCACGGCGGTGGCTACGGCTTCCACCGTCTGGAAGACCACGAAGCCGCCGGTATCGGCTGCCTGGTGGATGCCGACACCGACCGGTCCGAGCAGATTGAAGGTCTGGCCCACGGACGAAATGACTGCGGTGTTCAGCGCCTGGTTGGTGACCACGTTGGCAGTGTGCAAGGTGCTGCCTATCAGGCCGCCCAAAAAGCCTGCGCCGCTGACCTGGTCGATTTCATGGGCAGACAAGGCCGAAATGGAGGATGTTGCTTGTGGGTGCATATTTCTTTCACGGATGGATGGAGGGTTGTCAGGTCCGCCAATTTCGCGGCCGCAGAATTGACCGGATGAAGGTAACACCGTACATCTGAAAAATTTACATTAATTTGTATTCAATGTTTCAATTAGTTTTTCAGAAAAATAAATTGCGTACAAAATAGTGGATTGGTAAGAGGGCACGTTGGCAAATGGCGCTGGCATTTCTGCTGTGATCGGCCCTGACCCTTGAGCCACACTGGGGTGATGGGGATCAAATCCGCGGCAGCAATGCCCTTGGCTTTTTTGCGCCGGGGGGCGCTTCCTATAATGGACAACATGATCTCTCGCGAACCCACACTCGAACGTCTTGCCATTGCCCAATCGCTCTTGTTGGAGCCTTTTGGTCTGACACCTGCCCACCTGGGCCGGGCGCTGGCGGAAATCACGGCACACAAAGTGGACGATGCCGACCTGTACTTCCAGTACACCCGCAGCGAGGGCTGGAGCCTGGAGGAGGGCATCGTCAAAACCGGGTCCTTCAGCATCGACCAGGGTGTGGGCGTGCGCGCCGTGAGCGGCGAGAAAACCGCCTTTGCCTACTCCGACGACATCTCCGAAGCGGCCCTGCTCGACGCGGCGCGCACTGTGCGGTCTATTTCGGCTGCTGCGCAGAACAGACGGGCGAAGGTAGCTACACAAAAAGTAGCAAAAAGCCGCAGCTTGTATATGGGCGTAGACCCGATTGCCACGCTGGACAGCACGGCTAAAGTGAAGCTTCTGGAGCGGGTGGAAAAGCTCGCCCGCGCCAAAGACCCGCGCGTAGCCCAGGTCATGGCCGGGCTGGCCGCCGAATACGACGTGGTGATGGTCGCGCGTGCCGATGGCACCCTGGCCGCCGATGTGCGCCCTCTGGTGCGCCTGAGCGTCACCGTGATTGCCGAGGCCACGGTCAAGGGCGTAGTGCGCCGCGAAATGGGTTCGGGCGGCGGCGGTGGTCGCTTCGGCCTGGCCTACTTCGACGATGCCATGCTCAATGAATACGTCGATGCCGCCGTGCACGCCGCCCTGACCAACCTTGAATCTCGCCCTGCCCC from Comamonadaceae bacterium OS-1 carries:
- the tldD_1 gene encoding metalloprotease TldD — encoded protein: MDNMISREPTLERLAIAQSLLLEPFGLTPAHLGRALAEITAHKVDDADLYFQYTRSEGWSLEEGIVKTGSFSIDQGVGVRAVSGEKTAFAYSDDISEAALLDAARTVRSISAAAQNRRAKVATQKVAKSRSLYMGVDPIATLDSTAKVKLLERVEKLARAKDPRVAQVMAGLAAEYDVVMVARADGTLAADVRPLVRLSVTVIAEATVKGVVRREMGSGGGGGRFGLAYFDDAMLNEYVDAAVHAALTNLESRPAPAGVMTVVLGSGWPGILLHEAIGHGLEGDFNRKGSSAFSGRIGQRVAAKGVTVLDDGTISDRRGSLNVDDEGCASQRNVLIEDGILKGYIQDAMNARLMGVKPTGNGRRESYAHIPMPRMTNTYMLGGDKDPQEIIGSIKKGLYASNFGGGQVDITSGKFVFSASEAYWVENGKIQYPVKGATIVGSGPECLKKVSMIGNDMKLDPGVGTCGKEGQSVPVGVGQPTLRIDGLTVGGTA